A genomic window from Sparus aurata chromosome 14, fSpaAur1.1, whole genome shotgun sequence includes:
- the LOC115595857 gene encoding sodium-coupled monocarboxylate transporter 1-like isoform X2, with protein MLPKAFWEIFTPRGVRQERRGKREILPSLPSSFEVSRVSAYTFVKANYPGPCNELSGDTDRAKFKFVGVYFAWTDRDQRSSGDFLMGGRRLTALPVSLSLTASFMSAITVLSNPAEVYRYGANIGFYGISYVLTMVITSEVFLPVFYRLSITSTYEYLELRFNRTTRLLGTGLFIVQTILYTGIVIYAPALALNQVTGMDLWGAVISTGVVCTFYCTLGGLKAVVWTDVFQLGVMLAGFLSVIIRSVVLKDGVLPIISDSQEGGRLNFWDFDTNPLRRHTFWTISIGGTFVWVSIYGINQAQVQRYISCKSITHARLSLYINLLGLLSILLCSVFAGMCLFSVYKDCDPWTAGQVSAPDQLMPYLVMDILRDYPGLPGLFVAAAYSGSLSTVSSSINALAAVTVEDLIKPYTNMSEKHLSWTSKGLSLIYGVLCIGMAGLASLMGGILQGVLLGLMSGLVVSLWLGIGAQIYPPTPAMTRPLSLTTEGCNFTTTDSFNWTSTVQPTQPTSFTTAPVNRTDGKPPLTDNWYSLSYLYFSPIGTIITISVGLLVSLFTGGWKVTVESRLTLTKEDTTLYHLVKFFKDTVMRQKGQLDLTRDRERFDGTNPGFCDVELDLTKRNIPA; from the exons ATGTTGCCCAAAGCATTCTGGGAAATTTTCACTCCGCGTGGCGTGCGGCAGGAGCGGAGAGGCAAGAGAGAAATCCTGCCGTCACTTCCTTCTTCGTTTGAGGTCTCGCGCGTTTCTGCTTACACCTTTGTTAAAGCAAACTACCCCGGACCATGCAATGAGCTGAGCGGAGACACGGACCGAGCCAAGTTtaaatttg TCGGGGTCTACTTTGCATGGACAGACAGGGACCAGCGAAGCTCGGGAGACTTCCTGATGGGGGGGCGAAGACTGACGGCCCTGCCTGTCTCCCTGTCCTTGACCGCCAGCTTTATGTCAGCCATCACGGTGCTGTCCAACCCAGCTGAA GTCTACCGTTACGGAGCCAATATTGGATTTTATGGTATTTCCTACGTATTGACGATGGTAATCACATCCGAGGTCTTTCTCCCAGTCTTCTACAGGCTGTCTATCACCAGCACATATGAG TATCTGGAGCTGCGGTTCAACAGAACTACACGTCTTCTGGGAACTGGGCTCTTCATTGTTCAGACA ATTCTCTACACTGGAATCGTCATTTATGCCCCAGCTCTAGCTTTAAATCAAG TAACTGGTATGGATCTGTGGGGTGCAGTTATTTCCACAGGCGTGGTCTGTACCTTTTACTGCACACTG GGTGGTTTGAAGGCAGTAGTGTGGACAGATGTGTTTCAG CTTGGTGTCATGCTCGCAGGATTCCTGTCTGTCATCATTAGGTCTGTGGTCTTAAAAGATGGAGTTCTCCCCATCATTTCAGATTCACAAGAAGGAGGGAGACTTAACTTTTGGGA CTTTGACACAAACCCACTGAGGAGACACACATTTTGGACCATATCAATTGGAGGGACTTTTGTCTGGGTCAGTATTTATGGGATCAACCAGGCCCAGGTCCAGAGATACATCTCCTGCAAGAGCATCACTCATGCCAGACT ATCTCTGTACATCAACCTGTTGGGCCTCTTGTCCATCTTGCTGTGCTCAGTTTTTGCAGGAATGTGCCTCTTCTCAGTCTACAAGGACTGTGACCCATGGACTGCTGGACAAGTTTCTGCTCCTGATCAG TTGATGCCATATTTGGTGATGGACATCTTGAGAGACTATCCTGGCCTTCCAGGGCTGTTTGTTGCAGCTGCATATAGTGGATCTCTAAG CACAGTGTCTTCCAGCATCAATGCTCTGGCAGCAGTCACAGTAGAAGACCTTATCAAACCATATACCAACATGTCTGAGAAACATCTGTCCTGGACCTCAAAAGGACTCA GTCTCATATATGGGGTTTTATGTATTGGAATGGCTGGACTGGCTTCACTCATGGGAGGGATCTTGCAG GGAGTGTTATTAGGCCTTATGTCAGGGCTGGTTGTGTCTCTGTGGCTGGGCATCGGAGCTCAGATATACCCTCCCACTCCTGCAATGACCCGACCTCTTTCACTGACCACTGAAGGTTGTAACTTCACAACAACAGACAGCTTCAATTGGACCTCCACTGTTCAGCCAACACAGCCAACCTCCTTCACCACAGCCCCAGTTAACAGAACAGATGGCAA GCCTCCGCTGACAGATAACTGGTACTCACTGTCCTACCTTTACTTCAGTCCTATTGGAACCATAATAACCATCAGCGTTGGATTATTAGTCAGCCTGTTCACGG GGGGCTGGAAGGTGACGGTGGAATCAAGGCTTACATTAACAAAAGAAGACACAACTCTTTATCATCTTGTCaagtttttcaaagacaca GTCATGAGGCAGAAAGGACAGCTTGACCTGACAAGGGACAGAGAGAGGTTTGATGGCACTAATCCTGGTTTCTGTGACGTTGAACTGGACTTAACAAAAAGGAACATTCCGGcatga
- the LOC115595857 gene encoding sodium-coupled monocarboxylate transporter 1-like isoform X3, whose product MSEDSLVPGSFVVADYMVFALMLVVSAAVGVYFAWTDRDQRSSGDFLMGGRRLTALPVSLSLTASFMSAITVLSNPAEVYRYGANIGFYGISYVLTMVITSEVFLPVFYRLSITSTYEYLELRFNRTTRLLGTGLFIVQTILYTGIVIYAPALALNQVTGMDLWGAVISTGVVCTFYCTLGGLKAVVWTDVFQLGVMLAGFLSVIIRSVVLKDGVLPIISDSQEGGRLNFWDFDTNPLRRHTFWTISIGGTFVWVSIYGINQAQVQRYISCKSITHARLSLYINLLGLLSILLCSVFAGMCLFSVYKDCDPWTAGQVSAPDQLMPYLVMDILRDYPGLPGLFVAAAYSGSLSTVSSSINALAAVTVEDLIKPYTNMSEKHLSWTSKGLSLIYGVLCIGMAGLASLMGGILQAAISIFGIIGGPLLGMFTLGVLCPFANSKGVLLGLMSGLVVSLWLGIGAQIYPPTPAMTRPLSLTTEGCNFTTTDSFNWTSTVQPTQPTSFTTAPVNRTDGKPPLTDNWYSLSYLYFSPIGTIITISVGLLVSLFTGGWKVTVESRLTLTKEDTTLYHLVKFFKDTVMRQKGQLDLTRDRERFDGTNPGFCDVELDLTKRNIPA is encoded by the exons ATGTCAGAGGACTCTCTGGTGCCTGGCTCCTTTGTGGTAGCAGACTATATGGTATTTGCTCTTATGCTCGTGGTGTCTGCTGCAGTCGGGGTCTACTTTGCATGGACAGACAGGGACCAGCGAAGCTCGGGAGACTTCCTGATGGGGGGGCGAAGACTGACGGCCCTGCCTGTCTCCCTGTCCTTGACCGCCAGCTTTATGTCAGCCATCACGGTGCTGTCCAACCCAGCTGAA GTCTACCGTTACGGAGCCAATATTGGATTTTATGGTATTTCCTACGTATTGACGATGGTAATCACATCCGAGGTCTTTCTCCCAGTCTTCTACAGGCTGTCTATCACCAGCACATATGAG TATCTGGAGCTGCGGTTCAACAGAACTACACGTCTTCTGGGAACTGGGCTCTTCATTGTTCAGACA ATTCTCTACACTGGAATCGTCATTTATGCCCCAGCTCTAGCTTTAAATCAAG TAACTGGTATGGATCTGTGGGGTGCAGTTATTTCCACAGGCGTGGTCTGTACCTTTTACTGCACACTG GGTGGTTTGAAGGCAGTAGTGTGGACAGATGTGTTTCAG CTTGGTGTCATGCTCGCAGGATTCCTGTCTGTCATCATTAGGTCTGTGGTCTTAAAAGATGGAGTTCTCCCCATCATTTCAGATTCACAAGAAGGAGGGAGACTTAACTTTTGGGA CTTTGACACAAACCCACTGAGGAGACACACATTTTGGACCATATCAATTGGAGGGACTTTTGTCTGGGTCAGTATTTATGGGATCAACCAGGCCCAGGTCCAGAGATACATCTCCTGCAAGAGCATCACTCATGCCAGACT ATCTCTGTACATCAACCTGTTGGGCCTCTTGTCCATCTTGCTGTGCTCAGTTTTTGCAGGAATGTGCCTCTTCTCAGTCTACAAGGACTGTGACCCATGGACTGCTGGACAAGTTTCTGCTCCTGATCAG TTGATGCCATATTTGGTGATGGACATCTTGAGAGACTATCCTGGCCTTCCAGGGCTGTTTGTTGCAGCTGCATATAGTGGATCTCTAAG CACAGTGTCTTCCAGCATCAATGCTCTGGCAGCAGTCACAGTAGAAGACCTTATCAAACCATATACCAACATGTCTGAGAAACATCTGTCCTGGACCTCAAAAGGACTCA GTCTCATATATGGGGTTTTATGTATTGGAATGGCTGGACTGGCTTCACTCATGGGAGGGATCTTGCAG GCAGCAATCAGTATATTTGGCATTATTGGAGGTCCTTTACTTGGCATGTTCACATTGGGTGTCCTCTGTCCATTTGCCAACTCCAAA GGAGTGTTATTAGGCCTTATGTCAGGGCTGGTTGTGTCTCTGTGGCTGGGCATCGGAGCTCAGATATACCCTCCCACTCCTGCAATGACCCGACCTCTTTCACTGACCACTGAAGGTTGTAACTTCACAACAACAGACAGCTTCAATTGGACCTCCACTGTTCAGCCAACACAGCCAACCTCCTTCACCACAGCCCCAGTTAACAGAACAGATGGCAA GCCTCCGCTGACAGATAACTGGTACTCACTGTCCTACCTTTACTTCAGTCCTATTGGAACCATAATAACCATCAGCGTTGGATTATTAGTCAGCCTGTTCACGG GGGGCTGGAAGGTGACGGTGGAATCAAGGCTTACATTAACAAAAGAAGACACAACTCTTTATCATCTTGTCaagtttttcaaagacaca GTCATGAGGCAGAAAGGACAGCTTGACCTGACAAGGGACAGAGAGAGGTTTGATGGCACTAATCCTGGTTTCTGTGACGTTGAACTGGACTTAACAAAAAGGAACATTCCGGcatga
- the LOC115595857 gene encoding sodium-coupled monocarboxylate transporter 1-like isoform X1, protein MLPKAFWEIFTPRGVRQERRGKREILPSLPSSFEVSRVSAYTFVKANYPGPCNELSGDTDRAKFKFVGVYFAWTDRDQRSSGDFLMGGRRLTALPVSLSLTASFMSAITVLSNPAEVYRYGANIGFYGISYVLTMVITSEVFLPVFYRLSITSTYEYLELRFNRTTRLLGTGLFIVQTILYTGIVIYAPALALNQVTGMDLWGAVISTGVVCTFYCTLGGLKAVVWTDVFQLGVMLAGFLSVIIRSVVLKDGVLPIISDSQEGGRLNFWDFDTNPLRRHTFWTISIGGTFVWVSIYGINQAQVQRYISCKSITHARLSLYINLLGLLSILLCSVFAGMCLFSVYKDCDPWTAGQVSAPDQLMPYLVMDILRDYPGLPGLFVAAAYSGSLSTVSSSINALAAVTVEDLIKPYTNMSEKHLSWTSKGLSLIYGVLCIGMAGLASLMGGILQAAISIFGIIGGPLLGMFTLGVLCPFANSKGVLLGLMSGLVVSLWLGIGAQIYPPTPAMTRPLSLTTEGCNFTTTDSFNWTSTVQPTQPTSFTTAPVNRTDGKPPLTDNWYSLSYLYFSPIGTIITISVGLLVSLFTGGWKVTVESRLTLTKEDTTLYHLVKFFKDTVMRQKGQLDLTRDRERFDGTNPGFCDVELDLTKRNIPA, encoded by the exons ATGTTGCCCAAAGCATTCTGGGAAATTTTCACTCCGCGTGGCGTGCGGCAGGAGCGGAGAGGCAAGAGAGAAATCCTGCCGTCACTTCCTTCTTCGTTTGAGGTCTCGCGCGTTTCTGCTTACACCTTTGTTAAAGCAAACTACCCCGGACCATGCAATGAGCTGAGCGGAGACACGGACCGAGCCAAGTTtaaatttg TCGGGGTCTACTTTGCATGGACAGACAGGGACCAGCGAAGCTCGGGAGACTTCCTGATGGGGGGGCGAAGACTGACGGCCCTGCCTGTCTCCCTGTCCTTGACCGCCAGCTTTATGTCAGCCATCACGGTGCTGTCCAACCCAGCTGAA GTCTACCGTTACGGAGCCAATATTGGATTTTATGGTATTTCCTACGTATTGACGATGGTAATCACATCCGAGGTCTTTCTCCCAGTCTTCTACAGGCTGTCTATCACCAGCACATATGAG TATCTGGAGCTGCGGTTCAACAGAACTACACGTCTTCTGGGAACTGGGCTCTTCATTGTTCAGACA ATTCTCTACACTGGAATCGTCATTTATGCCCCAGCTCTAGCTTTAAATCAAG TAACTGGTATGGATCTGTGGGGTGCAGTTATTTCCACAGGCGTGGTCTGTACCTTTTACTGCACACTG GGTGGTTTGAAGGCAGTAGTGTGGACAGATGTGTTTCAG CTTGGTGTCATGCTCGCAGGATTCCTGTCTGTCATCATTAGGTCTGTGGTCTTAAAAGATGGAGTTCTCCCCATCATTTCAGATTCACAAGAAGGAGGGAGACTTAACTTTTGGGA CTTTGACACAAACCCACTGAGGAGACACACATTTTGGACCATATCAATTGGAGGGACTTTTGTCTGGGTCAGTATTTATGGGATCAACCAGGCCCAGGTCCAGAGATACATCTCCTGCAAGAGCATCACTCATGCCAGACT ATCTCTGTACATCAACCTGTTGGGCCTCTTGTCCATCTTGCTGTGCTCAGTTTTTGCAGGAATGTGCCTCTTCTCAGTCTACAAGGACTGTGACCCATGGACTGCTGGACAAGTTTCTGCTCCTGATCAG TTGATGCCATATTTGGTGATGGACATCTTGAGAGACTATCCTGGCCTTCCAGGGCTGTTTGTTGCAGCTGCATATAGTGGATCTCTAAG CACAGTGTCTTCCAGCATCAATGCTCTGGCAGCAGTCACAGTAGAAGACCTTATCAAACCATATACCAACATGTCTGAGAAACATCTGTCCTGGACCTCAAAAGGACTCA GTCTCATATATGGGGTTTTATGTATTGGAATGGCTGGACTGGCTTCACTCATGGGAGGGATCTTGCAG GCAGCAATCAGTATATTTGGCATTATTGGAGGTCCTTTACTTGGCATGTTCACATTGGGTGTCCTCTGTCCATTTGCCAACTCCAAA GGAGTGTTATTAGGCCTTATGTCAGGGCTGGTTGTGTCTCTGTGGCTGGGCATCGGAGCTCAGATATACCCTCCCACTCCTGCAATGACCCGACCTCTTTCACTGACCACTGAAGGTTGTAACTTCACAACAACAGACAGCTTCAATTGGACCTCCACTGTTCAGCCAACACAGCCAACCTCCTTCACCACAGCCCCAGTTAACAGAACAGATGGCAA GCCTCCGCTGACAGATAACTGGTACTCACTGTCCTACCTTTACTTCAGTCCTATTGGAACCATAATAACCATCAGCGTTGGATTATTAGTCAGCCTGTTCACGG GGGGCTGGAAGGTGACGGTGGAATCAAGGCTTACATTAACAAAAGAAGACACAACTCTTTATCATCTTGTCaagtttttcaaagacaca GTCATGAGGCAGAAAGGACAGCTTGACCTGACAAGGGACAGAGAGAGGTTTGATGGCACTAATCCTGGTTTCTGTGACGTTGAACTGGACTTAACAAAAAGGAACATTCCGGcatga